A genome region from Dickeya dadantii NCPPB 898 includes the following:
- the mscL gene encoding large-conductance mechanosensitive channel protein MscL, protein MSFTKEFREFAMRGNVVDLAVGVIIGAAFGKIVSSLVSDIIMPPLGLLIGGVDFKQFHWVLREAQGNIAAVSINYGVFIQNIFDFIIVAFAIFMAIKLMNKLRRTQQEEPSAPPKISAEEKLLTEIRDLLKQQADSHSKNT, encoded by the coding sequence ATGAGCTTTACAAAAGAGTTTCGTGAATTCGCTATGCGCGGCAACGTGGTTGACCTGGCCGTCGGGGTAATCATTGGCGCTGCGTTCGGGAAAATCGTATCGTCGTTGGTATCGGACATTATCATGCCACCGCTGGGACTATTGATCGGCGGCGTCGATTTCAAACAGTTCCATTGGGTTTTACGAGAGGCGCAAGGCAATATAGCAGCGGTCAGTATTAATTACGGCGTATTCATTCAAAATATTTTTGATTTTATCATCGTTGCATTTGCCATTTTTATGGCAATCAAGCTAATGAATAAATTACGTCGCACCCAGCAGGAAGAACCAAGTGCGCCGCCCAAGATCAGCGCAGAAGAAAAATTACTGACCGAGATCCGAGATTTACTCAAACAACAGGCCGATAGCCATTCCAAAAACACATAA
- a CDS encoding alternative ribosome-rescue factor A: protein MSHYRHTKGQIKNNALEALLHDPLFRQRVEQNAKGKGSYSRKEKHQKAQGKNWEASGKKTMLLPLAFWHADSVVRVIMCFWNGYRPVV from the coding sequence ATGTCACACTATCGCCATACCAAAGGGCAGATAAAAAATAACGCGCTTGAGGCGCTGCTTCATGATCCTCTGTTTCGCCAGCGTGTTGAACAGAATGCAAAAGGTAAAGGGAGCTATAGCCGGAAAGAGAAACATCAAAAAGCACAGGGTAAGAACTGGGAGGCCAGTGGTAAGAAAACAATGCTTTTACCACTGGCCTTCTGGCATGCCGATTCAGTTGTTAGAGTAATTATGTGTTTTTGGAATGGCTATCGGCCTGTTGTTTGA
- a CDS encoding DUF1992 domain-containing protein gives MFPIDEWAERHIIEAQKRGELDHLPGSGKPLQLDDNSAVPAELRSAYHLMKNGGFLPPELSARKEALTLANLLHAADPTSADYADLSRRFKALELRLQLSGMNTDFLKGSYQHALGFRLERNISVKDD, from the coding sequence ATGTTTCCTATTGATGAATGGGCTGAACGCCATATCATTGAGGCGCAAAAGCGTGGGGAGTTAGACCACTTGCCAGGAAGCGGTAAACCGCTTCAGTTGGATGACAATAGCGCTGTTCCTGCTGAACTACGCAGCGCATACCATCTGATGAAGAATGGCGGTTTTTTGCCGCCGGAGCTGTCCGCTCGCAAAGAAGCGCTGACATTGGCAAATTTACTGCATGCGGCTGACCCGACATCTGCAGACTATGCCGATTTATCCCGGCGATTCAAGGCGCTGGAATTACGTCTGCAGCTATCAGGAATGAATACCGATTTTCTGAAAGGGTCTTATCAGCATGCATTAGGTTTCAGGCTGGAGAGGAATATCTCTGTTAAAGATGACTGA
- the rplQ gene encoding 50S ribosomal protein L17, whose product MRHRKSGRQLNRNSSHRQAMFRNMAGSLVRHEIIKTTLPKAKELRRVVEPLITLAKTDSVANRRLAFARTRDNEIVAKLFNELGPRFASRAGGYTRILKCGFRAGDNAPMAYIELVDRAVSQTEEVATAE is encoded by the coding sequence ATGCGCCATCGTAAGAGTGGTCGTCAACTGAACCGTAACAGCAGCCATCGCCAGGCTATGTTCCGTAACATGGCTGGTTCTTTGGTTCGTCATGAGATTATCAAGACGACCCTGCCGAAAGCGAAAGAGCTGCGTCGTGTTGTTGAACCGCTGATTACTCTTGCCAAGACCGACAGCGTTGCTAATCGTCGTCTGGCATTCGCCCGTACTCGTGACAACGAGATCGTGGCTAAACTGTTTAATGAACTGGGCCCGCGTTTCGCGAGCCGTGCCGGTGGTTACACTCGTATTCTGAAGTGTGGCTTCCGTGCTGGTGACAATGCGCCGATGGCATACATCGAGCTCGTTGATCGCGCAGTTTCTCAGACAGAAGAAGTTGCTACTGCAGAGTAA
- a CDS encoding DNA-directed RNA polymerase subunit alpha, with amino-acid sequence MQGSVTEFLKPRLVDIEQVSSTHAKVTLEPLERGFGHTLGNALRRILLSSMPGCAVTEVEIDGVLHEYSTKEGVQEDILEILLNLKGLAVRVQGKDEVILTLNKSGIGPVTAADITHDGDVEIVKPQHVICHLTDENASINMRIKVQRGRGYVPASARIHTEEDERPIGRLLVDACYSPVERIAYNVEAARVEQRTDLDKLVIEMETNGTIDPEEAIRRAATILAEQLEAFVDLRDVRQPEVKEEKPEFDPILLRPVDDLELTVRSANCLKAEAIHYIGDLVQRTEVELLKTPNLGKKSLTEIKDVLASRGLSLGMRLENWPPASIADE; translated from the coding sequence ATGCAGGGTTCTGTGACAGAGTTTCTAAAACCGCGCCTGGTAGATATCGAGCAAGTCAGTTCGACGCACGCCAAGGTGACCCTTGAGCCGTTAGAGCGGGGCTTCGGCCATACTCTTGGTAACGCACTGCGCCGTATTCTGCTTTCATCCATGCCTGGTTGCGCGGTGACCGAGGTTGAGATTGATGGTGTACTGCACGAGTACAGCACCAAAGAAGGCGTACAGGAAGATATCCTGGAAATCCTGCTCAACCTGAAAGGGCTGGCGGTGAGAGTTCAAGGCAAAGATGAAGTTATTCTTACCCTGAATAAATCTGGCATTGGCCCTGTGACTGCAGCCGACATCACCCACGACGGTGATGTCGAAATCGTCAAGCCACAGCATGTGATCTGCCATCTGACCGATGAGAACGCATCTATCAATATGCGTATCAAAGTTCAGCGTGGTCGCGGTTATGTGCCGGCGTCTGCCCGTATTCATACGGAAGAAGATGAGCGCCCGATCGGTCGCCTGTTAGTCGACGCTTGCTACAGCCCTGTTGAGCGTATCGCTTACAATGTTGAAGCAGCTCGTGTTGAACAGCGTACTGATCTGGACAAGCTGGTTATCGAGATGGAAACCAATGGCACGATCGATCCTGAAGAGGCGATCCGCCGTGCGGCGACCATTCTGGCTGAACAATTGGAAGCTTTCGTTGACTTACGTGATGTACGTCAGCCGGAAGTGAAAGAAGAGAAACCAGAATTCGATCCGATCCTGCTGCGCCCTGTTGACGATCTTGAATTGACTGTCCGCTCTGCTAACTGCCTTAAGGCAGAAGCTATCCACTACATCGGTGATCTGGTACAGCGTACCGAGGTTGAACTGCTTAAAACGCCCAACCTGGGTAAAAAATCTCTTACTGAGATTAAAGACGTGCTGGCTTCTCGTGGTCTGTCTCTGGGCATGCGCCTGGAAAACTGGCCGCCGGCAAGCATTGCTGATGAGTAA
- the rpsD gene encoding 30S ribosomal protein S4 translates to MARYLGPKLKLSRREGTDLFLKSGVRAIDSKCKIEQAPGQHGARKPRLSDYGVQLREKQKVRRIYGVLERQFRNYYKEAARLKGNTGANLLQLLEGRLDNVVYRMGFGATRAESRQLVSHKAVMVNGRVVNIASYQVSPNDVVSIREKAKKQSRVKAALELAEQREKPTWLEVDAAKMEGVFKRIPERTDLSADINEHLIVELYSK, encoded by the coding sequence ATGGCAAGATATTTGGGTCCTAAGCTCAAGCTGAGCCGTCGTGAAGGCACCGACCTGTTTCTAAAGTCTGGTGTTCGCGCGATCGATTCCAAGTGTAAAATTGAACAAGCTCCTGGTCAGCATGGTGCGCGTAAACCGCGTCTGTCTGACTATGGTGTGCAGTTGCGTGAAAAGCAGAAAGTTCGCCGTATCTACGGTGTTCTGGAGCGCCAGTTCCGTAACTACTACAAAGAAGCCGCTCGCCTGAAAGGCAATACAGGTGCAAACCTGTTGCAGTTGCTGGAAGGTCGTCTGGACAACGTTGTTTACCGTATGGGTTTCGGCGCCACTCGTGCAGAATCTCGTCAGCTGGTAAGTCACAAAGCTGTCATGGTAAACGGTCGCGTTGTTAACATCGCTTCTTATCAGGTATCTCCGAATGACGTAGTCAGCATCCGCGAGAAAGCGAAAAAGCAGTCTCGTGTTAAGGCCGCTCTGGAGCTGGCTGAACAGCGTGAAAAGCCAACTTGGCTGGAAGTTGATGCTGCCAAGATGGAAGGTGTGTTCAAGCGTATTCCTGAACGTACCGATCTGTCTGCGGACATTAATGAACACCTGATCGTCGAGCTTTACTCCAAGTAA
- the rpsK gene encoding 30S ribosomal protein S11 encodes MAKAPIRARKRVRKQVSDGVAHIHASFNNTIVTITDRQGNALGWATAGGSGFRGSRKSTPFAAQVAAERCAEAVKEYGIKNLEVMVKGPGPGRESTIRALNAAGFRITNITDVTPIPHNGCRPPKKRRV; translated from the coding sequence ATGGCAAAGGCACCTATTCGTGCACGTAAGCGTGTAAGAAAGCAAGTCTCTGACGGTGTGGCTCATATCCATGCTTCTTTCAACAACACCATCGTTACTATTACCGATCGTCAGGGTAATGCGTTGGGTTGGGCAACTGCCGGTGGTTCCGGTTTCCGTGGTTCTCGTAAATCCACTCCGTTCGCCGCTCAGGTAGCAGCAGAGCGCTGCGCTGAAGCTGTGAAAGAGTACGGTATCAAGAATCTGGAAGTTATGGTTAAAGGACCTGGTCCGGGCCGTGAGTCTACTATCCGCGCACTGAACGCGGCTGGTTTCCGCATCACTAATATTACTGATGTGACTCCGATCCCTCATAACGGTTGTCGTCCGCCGAAAAAGCGTCGCGTGTAA
- the rpsM gene encoding 30S ribosomal protein S13, giving the protein MARIAGINIPDHKHTVIALTAIYGIGKTRSKSICAATGIAEDVKISELSEEQIDKLRDEVAKFVVEGDLRREITLSIKRLMDLGTYRGLRHRRGLPVRGQRTKTNARTRKGPRKPIKK; this is encoded by the coding sequence GTGGCCCGTATAGCAGGCATTAACATTCCTGATCATAAACATACCGTAATTGCATTAACTGCTATTTACGGCATCGGTAAAACCCGTTCCAAATCCATCTGTGCTGCAACGGGTATTGCTGAAGATGTTAAGATCAGTGAGCTGTCTGAAGAGCAAATCGATAAGCTGCGTGACGAAGTAGCCAAGTTTGTTGTAGAAGGCGATCTGCGTCGTGAGATCACCCTGAGCATCAAGCGTCTGATGGACCTTGGTACTTACCGTGGTTTGCGTCACCGTCGTGGTCTGCCGGTTCGCGGTCAGCGTACCAAGACTAACGCCCGTACCCGTAAGGGTCCGCGCAAACCGATCAAGAAATAA
- the rpmJ gene encoding 50S ribosomal protein L36, whose product MKVRASVKKLCRNCKIVKRNGIVRVICSAEPKHKQRQG is encoded by the coding sequence ATGAAAGTTCGTGCTTCCGTCAAGAAATTATGTCGTAACTGTAAGATCGTTAAGCGTAACGGCATCGTTCGCGTCATCTGCAGCGCCGAACCGAAGCATAAACAGCGCCAAGGCTGA
- the secY gene encoding preprotein translocase subunit SecY, whose protein sequence is MAKQPGLDFQSAKGGVGELKRRLLFVIGALIVFRIGSFIPIPGIDATVLAKLLEQQRGTIIEMFNMFSGGALSRASIFALGIMPYISASIIIQLLTVVHPALAEIKKEGEAGRRKISQYTRYGTLVLAIFQSIGIATGLPNMPGMQGLVINPGFAFYFTAVVSLVTGTMFLMWLGEQITERGIGNGISIIIFAGIVAGLPPAIGHTIEQARQGDLHFLLLLLVAVLVFAVTFFVVFIERGQRRIVVNYAKRQQGRRVYAAQSTHLPLKVNMAGVIPAIFASSIILFPATIASWFGGGTGWNWLTTISLYLQPGQPLYVLLYASAIIFFCFFYTALVFNPRETADNLKKSGAFVPGIRPGEQTAKYIDKVMTRLTLVGAMYITFICLIPEFMRDAMKVPFYFGGTSLLIVVVVIMDFMAQVQTLLMSSQYESALKKANLKGYSR, encoded by the coding sequence ATGGCTAAACAACCAGGATTAGATTTTCAAAGTGCTAAAGGCGGAGTTGGCGAACTGAAACGCAGACTATTGTTTGTTATCGGTGCGCTGATTGTTTTCCGTATTGGCTCTTTTATTCCGATCCCTGGTATTGATGCCACTGTGCTTGCCAAATTGCTCGAACAACAGCGTGGCACCATCATTGAAATGTTTAACATGTTCTCTGGTGGTGCACTTAGCCGTGCTTCGATTTTCGCTCTGGGGATTATGCCGTACATCTCGGCGTCCATCATCATTCAGTTGTTGACGGTGGTTCATCCGGCTTTAGCGGAAATTAAGAAGGAAGGGGAGGCTGGCCGACGTAAGATCAGTCAGTATACCCGTTACGGTACCTTGGTGTTGGCAATATTTCAGTCAATCGGTATTGCTACCGGTTTGCCGAATATGCCTGGAATGCAAGGTCTGGTTATTAATCCGGGCTTTGCGTTTTATTTCACCGCTGTTGTCAGTCTGGTTACCGGGACAATGTTCCTGATGTGGCTGGGCGAGCAGATTACTGAACGAGGTATCGGCAACGGTATCTCTATCATAATCTTTGCCGGTATTGTCGCGGGGTTACCGCCGGCCATTGGCCATACTATCGAGCAAGCTCGGCAAGGCGATCTGCACTTCCTCCTGTTGCTGTTGGTTGCAGTGCTGGTATTCGCAGTAACGTTTTTTGTGGTGTTTATTGAGCGTGGTCAACGTCGTATCGTTGTTAACTATGCTAAACGTCAGCAAGGACGTCGCGTATACGCAGCTCAGAGTACGCACTTACCGCTGAAAGTGAATATGGCAGGGGTTATCCCGGCTATCTTTGCTTCCAGTATTATTCTGTTCCCCGCAACCATTGCATCCTGGTTCGGGGGCGGTACCGGTTGGAACTGGCTGACAACTATTTCGCTGTACCTGCAGCCTGGGCAACCGCTTTATGTGTTACTCTATGCATCTGCAATCATCTTCTTCTGTTTCTTCTATACTGCGTTGGTGTTCAACCCGCGTGAAACAGCAGATAACCTGAAGAAGTCCGGTGCATTCGTGCCAGGAATTCGTCCGGGAGAGCAAACGGCGAAGTATATTGATAAAGTGATGACCCGTCTGACTCTGGTCGGTGCGATGTACATTACCTTTATCTGCCTCATCCCGGAGTTCATGCGTGACGCAATGAAAGTGCCGTTCTACTTCGGTGGTACGTCATTATTGATCGTTGTCGTTGTGATTATGGACTTTATGGCTCAAGTGCAAACTTTGCTGATGTCCAGTCAGTATGAGTCTGCATTGAAGAAGGCAAACCTGAAAGGCTATAGCCGCTAA
- the rplO gene encoding 50S ribosomal protein L15: MRLNTLSPAEGAKHAPKRVGRGIGSGLGKTGGRGVKGQNSRSGGGVRRGFEGGQMPLYRRLPKFGFTSRKAMVTAEIRLSDLARVEGDVVDLNTLKAANVIGVQIEFAKVILSGEVARPVTIRGLRVTKGARAAIEAAGGKIEE, encoded by the coding sequence ATGCGTTTGAATACTCTGTCTCCGGCCGAAGGCGCCAAACACGCGCCGAAGCGCGTAGGTCGCGGTATCGGTTCCGGCCTAGGTAAGACTGGTGGTCGCGGCGTCAAAGGTCAGAACTCTCGTTCTGGCGGCGGTGTACGTCGTGGCTTCGAAGGCGGTCAGATGCCTTTGTACCGTCGTCTGCCGAAGTTCGGCTTCACTTCCCGCAAAGCTATGGTAACAGCGGAAATCCGTCTGTCTGACCTGGCTCGCGTGGAAGGCGATGTTGTTGATCTGAATACGCTGAAAGCTGCTAACGTCATCGGCGTTCAGATTGAATTCGCGAAAGTGATTCTGTCTGGCGAAGTTGCACGTCCGGTAACGATTCGTGGTCTGCGCGTCACCAAAGGCGCTCGTGCTGCTATCGAAGCTGCTGGCGGCAAAATTGAGGAATAA
- the rpmD gene encoding 50S ribosomal protein L30 — MAKTIKITQTRSAIGRLPKHKATLLGLGLRRIGHTVEREDTPAVRGMVNAVSYMVKVEE; from the coding sequence ATGGCAAAGACTATTAAAATTACTCAAACCCGTAGTGCAATCGGTCGTCTGCCGAAACACAAGGCAACGCTGCTTGGCCTGGGTCTGCGTCGTATTGGTCATACCGTTGAGCGTGAAGACACGCCTGCAGTTCGCGGTATGGTCAACGCGGTTTCCTATATGGTTAAAGTGGAGGAGTAA